From Helicoverpa armigera isolate CAAS_96S chromosome 19, ASM3070526v1, whole genome shotgun sequence, one genomic window encodes:
- the LOC110373946 gene encoding endoplasmic reticulum-Golgi intermediate compartment protein 2, with the protein MLRYRGKKKVIDRVKELDAFPKVPEEYVDSTPVGGTFSVIAFFIIMWLIYSEVSYYLDSNLVFKFMPDIDMDEKLRINIDMTVAMPCSNIGADILDSTSQSVFGFGELQEEDTWFELTQEQQDAFDAVKYLNSYLREEYHSIWQLLWKKGHGSVRATIPARKSKPNRRPDACRLHGVLTLNKVAGNFHVTAGKSLHLPRGHIHLNMLFDDTPQNFSHRIHRLSFGSPANGIIYPLEGDLKITQDENMLYQYFIEVVPTDVDTAFETIKTFQYSVKELERPISHSRGSHGVPGVFFKYDMAALKVKVYQERENILQFTLRLFSIIGGIYIVLGFMNTIVLAVRTNFLKKAAPNVSQKQPYEAKTRPQTNPLLVTPDLSVPLELVRP; encoded by the coding sequence ATGTTAAGATATAGAGGTAAAAAGAAAGTTATTGACCGAGTGAAGGAGCTAGACGCTTTTCCTAAAGTGCCGGAAGAATACGTGGACAGTACTCCCGTAGGCGGTACTTTTTCAGTTATCgccttttttataattatgtggcTGATATACAGTGAAGTTTCCTATTATTTAGACAGTAATTTAGTGTTCAAATTCATGCCAGATATTGATATGGACGAAAAACTACGAATAAATATAGATATGACGGTTGCAATGCCTTGCTCAAACATTGGAGCTGATATTTTGGATTCTACCTCACAAAGTGTGTTCGGTTTCGGAGAATTACAAGAGGAGGATACGTGGTTCGAGCTTACCCAGGAGCAACAAGACGCGTTCGATGCTGTGAAGTACTTAAACTCCTACCTCAGAGAAGAGTACCACTCCATATGGCAATTGTTGTGGAAAAAAGGCCATGGGTCTGTTCGAGCGACGATACCAGCTCGAAAGTCAAAGCCTAACCGCCGCCCTGACGCATGTAGACTTCATGGTGTGCTAACACTGAATAAAGTTGCCGGAAACTTCCATGTAACTGCAGGAAAAAGTTTACATTTACCAAGAGGCCACATACATTTAAACATGCTCTTTGATGATACTCCACAGAACTTTAGCCATAGAATACACCGTCTGAGCTTTGGTAGTCCTGCCAATGGAATTATATACCCTTTAGAAGGAGATCTAAAAATCACTCAAGACGAGAATATGCTGTACcagtattttattgaagttgtCCCAACTGATGTGGACACTGCATTTGAAActataaaaacatttcagtacTCAGTTAAAGAACTAGAAAGACCAATCAGTCATTCTCGAGGATCCCACGGAGTACCTGGAGTATTCTTTAAATATGACATGGCCGCATTAAAAGTCAAAGTTTATCAAGAAagagaaaatatattacaatttacTTTGAGACTGTTCTCCATTATTGGAGGTATATACATAGTACTTGGTTTTATGAATACAATCGTTTTAGCTGTAAGAACTAACTTTTTAAAGAAGGCTGCACCGAATGTCAGTCAGAAGCAACCTTATGAAGCTAAGACGCGACCGCAGACCAATCCGTTGTTGGTCACACCAGATCTAAGTGTTCCACTAGAACTAGTGCGACCCTGA
- the LOC110373934 gene encoding uncharacterized protein LOC110373934, which produces MQSDEEDTSLHSCFDSLKTAVMGCCYSICHKDTDPQENTVNERTHLLEVTEQQQETPVPAASASTPPRKPDEQSALNRILHETATNVIDVGALGPYALEASAYSERVRVYSARVAGLPAPGAPAPRLLADLPHSERAALLARPALPAEDKDFITNAVKKAAAAISELRVEHHEDLVVPFRVP; this is translated from the exons atgCAGTCCGACGAAGAAGACACTTCGTTGCATTCATGCTTCGACTCGCTAAAAACCGCCGTCATGGGGTGCTGCTATAGTATTTGCCACAAAGACACGGATCCACAG GAGAACACAGTGAACGAGAGGACTCATCTACTAGAAGTGACGGAACAACAGCAGGAGACGCCGGTGCCGGCCGCGTCGGCGTCCACTCCGCCGCGCAAGCCTGACGAGCAGAGCGCGCTCAACAGGATACTGCACGAGACTGCCAC CAATGTAATCGACGTAGGCGCTCTAGGCCCATACGCGCTGGAAGCGAGCGCGTACTCGGAGCGCGTTCGCGTGTACAGCGCGCGTGTGGCCGGGCTCCCTGCACCCggggcgccggcgccgcggcTGCTGGCTGATCTGCCGCATTCTGAGCGAGCCGCCCTGTTGGCCAGGCCTGCGCTGCCGGCTGAGGATAAAGACTTT aTAACGAACGCTGTGAAGAAAGCGGCAGCTGCCATTTCGGAGCTCCGAGTGGAACACCACGAGGACTTAGTGGTCCCGTTCAGGGTGCCATAG
- the LOC110373947 gene encoding uncharacterized protein LOC110373947 yields MSVFDGEIEYRSVYMVDYHKKIKPKSPRRMAVDDDCLIVGLSRDTLKAVDEPRKYPDVLCPMTHEYYKGAVERFKEDYPKITKKYMSTDIDPTPIENEIKDLKRTEYLTKYCSRDLPFMSVNLTRRARALQTLRLPDDIPIPDTSQRGSYRCPRPEKYAEPPSAMSMKPKFDDSLQKELRRILRVSTGDTTYGADHGLLAKVVLEKNPFGKPRKEPRYGRWKNPYMYTYRI; encoded by the exons atgtcTGTCTTCGACGGTGAAATAGAATATCGGTCCGTGTATATGGTGGATTATCACAAAAAGATCAAACC TAAAAGCCCTCGTCGCATGGCAGTGGATGATGACTGTCTGATCGTGGGCCTCAGCCGGGACACGCTCAAGGCTGTGGACGAACCGCGCAAATATCCTGACGTGCTTTGTCCTATGACTCATGAATACTACAAGGGAGCTGTTGAAAgg TTCAAAGAGGATTATCCTAAAATCACCAAGAAGTACATGTCGACGGACATCGACCCGACGCcgattgaaaatgaaataaaggaCCTGAAGAGGACTGAATATTTGACTAAGTATTGTTCTAGAG ATCTCCCCTTCATGTCTGTCAACCTAACCCGCCGAGCGCGCGCCCTCCAGACCTTGCGTCTGCCTGATGACATCCCGATACCGGACACCAGCCAACGAGGGTCCTACCGCTGTCCAAGACCGGAGAAATACGCGGAGCCCCCGTCTGCTATGTCCATGAAGCCGAAGTTTGATGATTCTTTGCAAA AGGAACTCCGTCGCATATTACGCGTGAGCACGGGAGACACGACGTACGGCGCCGACCACGGCTTGCTGGCCAAAGTCGTGCTGGAGAAGAATCCCTTCGGCAAACCCCGCAAGGAGCCGAGATACGGACGCTGGAAGAACCCTTATATGTACACTTATAGAATATAA